The following proteins come from a genomic window of Frankia casuarinae:
- a CDS encoding CbtB domain-containing protein: protein MAHPAVSPAPLAQPALPALPTIPMRELVPFLLFGGLLALLGLYFVGAEQGALSIFGGNYVHEFVHDARHLLGFPCH from the coding sequence ATGGCGCACCCCGCCGTCTCCCCCGCACCGCTCGCCCAGCCGGCCCTGCCGGCCCTGCCGACCATCCCGATGCGTGAGCTGGTGCCCTTCCTGCTCTTCGGCGGGCTGCTGGCGCTGCTCGGGCTGTACTTCGTCGGCGCCGAGCAGGGCGCGCTGTCAATCTTCGGCGGGAACTACGTCCACGAGTTCGTGCACGACGCCCGCCACCTGCTCGGCTTCCCCTGCCACTAA